The following proteins are co-located in the Pseudomonas antarctica genome:
- a CDS encoding dihydrodipicolinate synthase family protein, protein MSDNIFTGCIPALMTPCTTERKPDFDALVAKGRELVDIGMSAVVYCGSMGDWPLLTEAERQEGVARLVAAGVPTIVGTGAVNSREAVAHAAHAANVGAHGLMVIPRVLSRGASATAQKAHFSAILKAAPNLPAVIYNSPYYGFATRAELFFELRREHPNLIGFKEFGGAADLRYAAENITSQDDDVTLMVGVDTQVVHGFVNCNATGAITGIGNALPREVLQLVALSKQAAKGDAKARRLARELEAALAVLSSFDEGCDLVLYYKHLMVLNGDQGYALHFNQTDTLSDAQRHYAENQYALFRQWYSNWSAEQNID, encoded by the coding sequence ATGAGCGACAACATCTTCACCGGTTGCATCCCCGCGCTGATGACCCCGTGCACCACCGAGCGCAAGCCGGACTTCGACGCTCTGGTTGCCAAGGGCCGCGAGCTGGTTGATATCGGCATGAGCGCCGTGGTGTATTGCGGTTCCATGGGTGATTGGCCGCTACTGACCGAGGCCGAGCGCCAGGAAGGTGTGGCCCGCCTGGTTGCCGCCGGTGTGCCGACCATCGTCGGCACCGGCGCGGTGAACAGCCGTGAGGCAGTGGCACACGCAGCCCATGCGGCCAACGTCGGTGCCCATGGCTTGATGGTGATCCCGCGTGTGCTGTCCCGTGGTGCGTCTGCAACGGCGCAAAAAGCGCACTTCTCGGCCATCCTTAAGGCCGCGCCCAACCTGCCGGCGGTGATCTACAACAGCCCGTACTACGGCTTCGCCACCCGCGCCGAACTGTTCTTCGAACTGCGCCGCGAACACCCGAACCTGATCGGCTTCAAGGAATTCGGCGGCGCTGCCGACCTGCGCTACGCGGCGGAAAACATCACCTCCCAGGACGATGACGTGACCCTGATGGTCGGCGTCGACACCCAAGTGGTGCACGGTTTCGTCAACTGCAACGCCACCGGCGCTATCACCGGCATCGGCAACGCCTTGCCACGGGAAGTGCTGCAACTGGTTGCCCTGAGCAAGCAGGCTGCCAAAGGCGACGCCAAGGCCCGACGCCTGGCCCGTGAACTGGAAGCCGCGCTGGCCGTGCTGTCGTCCTTCGATGAAGGCTGCGATCTGGTGCTGTATTACAAGCACTTGATGGTGCTCAACGGTGACCAGGGCTACGCCCTGCACTTCAACCAAACCGACACGCTCAGCGATGCCCAGCGGCACTACGCCGAGAACCAGTACGCGCTGTTCCGCCAGTGGTACAGCAACTGGTCGGCTGAACAGAACATCGACTGA
- a CDS encoding aldehyde dehydrogenase (NADP(+)), giving the protein MTLTGKMLIGQRATSGNREAIRAINPATGTPLEPAYAGGHGEHVEQACALAWAAFDTYRETSLADRAAFLEAIADNIEALGDTLIERAVAETGLPRPRIQGERGRTCGQLRTFARTVRAGEWLDVRVDTAQPERQPLPRADLRQRHIPLGPVAVFGASNFPLAFSVAGGDTASAFAAGCPVIVKAHGAHPGTSELVGRAVAKAVKDCGLPEGVFSLLYGSDREVGIALVTDPRIKAVGFTGSRSGGIALTQAAQARPEPIPVYAEMSSINPVYLFPAALEARAQSLAEGFVASLTQGAGQFCTNPGLVIAIAGAALDRFVTTVSERLPGCAAQTMLTPGIFSAYSTGVSALAEHAQIAAKGSAAEGPNQGQAQVFITRADAFLTQEQLQAEVFGATSLVVVCANDEEVHQVSEHLEGQLTATLHLDEDDLARAKALLPVLERKAGRLLVNGWPTGVEVCDAMVHGGPFPATSDSRSTSVGTAAILRFLRPVCYQDVPDSLLPSALQHGNPLLLRRLLNGQREA; this is encoded by the coding sequence ATGACTTTGACGGGCAAGATGCTGATCGGTCAGCGCGCAACTTCCGGCAATCGCGAAGCGATCCGGGCCATCAACCCTGCGACCGGCACGCCATTGGAACCTGCCTACGCCGGCGGCCATGGCGAGCACGTTGAGCAGGCGTGCGCGCTGGCGTGGGCAGCTTTCGACACTTACCGGGAAACCTCACTGGCGGATCGCGCCGCGTTTCTTGAAGCCATTGCGGACAATATTGAAGCCCTCGGCGATACGTTGATCGAACGCGCCGTGGCCGAAACCGGCCTGCCACGCCCACGCATTCAGGGCGAACGCGGCCGTACGTGCGGGCAGTTGCGAACCTTTGCCCGTACGGTGCGCGCCGGCGAATGGCTGGATGTGCGCGTGGACACGGCGCAGCCTGAACGGCAGCCACTGCCGCGTGCGGACCTTCGTCAACGGCATATCCCGCTGGGGCCAGTGGCCGTGTTTGGCGCGAGTAATTTCCCGCTGGCGTTCTCGGTAGCCGGCGGTGATACCGCCTCCGCATTCGCGGCCGGTTGCCCGGTGATCGTCAAGGCCCACGGGGCTCATCCCGGCACCAGTGAGCTGGTCGGGCGCGCAGTGGCCAAGGCGGTCAAAGACTGTGGTTTGCCGGAAGGTGTGTTTTCGCTTCTGTACGGTTCAGACCGCGAAGTGGGCATTGCGTTGGTCACCGACCCGCGTATCAAGGCCGTCGGCTTTACCGGTTCGCGCAGCGGCGGTATCGCGCTGACCCAGGCCGCACAGGCCCGGCCGGAGCCGATTCCGGTGTATGCGGAAATGAGCTCGATCAACCCGGTGTACCTGTTTCCTGCCGCCCTGGAGGCGCGCGCACAAAGCCTGGCTGAGGGCTTTGTGGCGTCGTTGACCCAAGGCGCCGGGCAGTTCTGTACGAATCCTGGTCTGGTGATAGCGATCGCCGGCGCGGCACTGGACCGCTTCGTGACCACCGTGAGCGAACGGCTCCCAGGCTGTGCGGCGCAGACCATGCTGACGCCCGGCATTTTCAGTGCCTACTCCACCGGTGTGAGCGCACTGGCAGAACACGCACAGATCGCCGCAAAAGGCTCGGCGGCCGAAGGTCCCAACCAAGGCCAGGCACAGGTGTTCATCACCCGGGCCGACGCGTTTTTAACCCAGGAACAGCTGCAAGCGGAAGTGTTCGGCGCGACCTCCCTGGTGGTGGTGTGCGCCAACGATGAGGAAGTACACCAGGTTTCCGAGCACCTGGAAGGCCAACTGACCGCCACGTTGCATCTGGATGAAGATGACCTTGCACGGGCCAAAGCTTTGCTCCCCGTGCTGGAGCGCAAGGCCGGTCGCCTGCTGGTCAACGGCTGGCCGACGGGCGTGGAAGTCTGCGACGCCATGGTTCATGGCGGACCCTTCCCCGCGACGTCCGATTCACGCAGCACTTCGGTTGGCACGGCGGCGATCCTGCGATTCCTGCGCCCGGTGTGCTACCAGGATGTCCCGGACAGTTTGCTGCCGAGCGCCCTGCAACACGGCAACCCGCTGCTGTTGCGGCGGTTGCTCAATGGCCAGAGAGAGGCTTAG
- a CDS encoding NAD(P)/FAD-dependent oxidoreductase, whose translation MPDSNSADIAVIGAGIIGVACALQLARQGRRVVVIDPQDPGMGASYGNAGHLATEQVFPIADVSILKRLPAMLMDPMGPLRLDWKYLPRALPWFVRLLLNLRPANYRRTVAGIRALNEASLGAWQRLLHSIDRAHLLREDGSLLVFERAASRAAIDALRQRMQQQNVPVDDWSGTAVRNAAPQLSDEIQGGLFFPGTGHFVDPYTVVCELVNAARANGVQFIKQHVLDGRMESEGVSLLTEQGTLTARQVLIACGAHSAKLTAALTGKKVPLDTERGYHLMLPFEQHRLPFAVTSFERKFIMTPMATGLRLAGTVEFAGLDRPANMQRAWQLHRLSKGLFRHDLNVQGATPWMGFRPSLPDSLPIIDRVCNGKVLLAFGHQHLGLTQAAVTAEIVVQLAASTPSLSGLPALESFRLDRFQANLLREVF comes from the coding sequence ATGCCTGACTCCAACTCAGCAGATATCGCGGTCATCGGCGCCGGCATCATTGGCGTCGCTTGCGCCCTGCAATTGGCGCGTCAAGGTCGGCGGGTGGTGGTCATCGACCCACAGGACCCCGGCATGGGCGCCTCCTACGGCAACGCCGGGCACCTGGCGACCGAGCAGGTTTTTCCGATTGCCGACGTGTCAATCCTCAAACGCCTGCCCGCCATGCTGATGGACCCTATGGGCCCATTGCGCCTGGACTGGAAATACCTGCCCCGCGCCCTGCCCTGGTTTGTGCGCCTGTTGCTGAACCTGCGTCCGGCGAACTATCGGCGCACGGTGGCAGGCATTCGCGCGCTGAATGAGGCCAGCCTGGGCGCGTGGCAACGCTTGCTGCACAGCATCGACCGGGCACACCTGTTGCGCGAAGACGGCTCGTTATTGGTGTTTGAGCGCGCAGCGTCGCGTGCCGCGATCGATGCGCTGCGCCAGCGCATGCAGCAACAAAATGTGCCGGTGGATGACTGGTCGGGTACAGCGGTGCGCAACGCGGCGCCACAGTTGAGCGATGAGATACAAGGCGGATTGTTCTTCCCCGGTACAGGGCACTTTGTTGACCCGTACACGGTGGTGTGCGAACTGGTGAATGCCGCCCGGGCCAACGGTGTGCAATTTATAAAGCAGCACGTCCTGGATGGGCGGATGGAGTCAGAGGGTGTGTCGCTGCTGACCGAACAAGGCACGCTGACTGCGCGCCAGGTACTGATCGCCTGCGGCGCACACTCGGCCAAACTCACCGCTGCACTGACCGGCAAAAAAGTCCCGCTGGACACCGAGCGCGGCTATCACCTGATGCTGCCGTTTGAACAACACCGCCTGCCCTTTGCCGTCACCTCGTTCGAACGCAAGTTCATCATGACGCCCATGGCCACAGGCTTACGCCTGGCAGGCACCGTCGAATTCGCCGGGCTCGATCGCCCGGCAAATATGCAACGCGCGTGGCAGTTGCACCGGCTGAGCAAGGGCTTGTTTCGCCACGACCTGAACGTACAAGGCGCCACACCGTGGATGGGGTTTCGACCGTCGCTGCCTGACTCGCTGCCGATCATTGATCGGGTGTGCAATGGCAAGGTGTTGCTTGCGTTCGGGCACCAGCATTTGGGCTTGACACAGGCCGCGGTGACCGCGGAAATCGTGGTGCAGCTGGCAGCCTCAACGCCGTCGCTATCGGGCCTGCCGGCGCTTGAGTCCTTTCGGTTGGATCGCTTTCAGGCAAACCTGCTGCGTGAAGTTTTTTAG
- a CDS encoding ADP-ribosylglycohydrolase family protein — MSLTLIDRYRGSLLGLACGDAVGTTVEFMPRGTFAPVTDMVGGGPFNLKPGQWTDDTSMALCLAESLLRKGGFDAKDQMGRYLNWWKWGYLSATGDCFDIGMTVREALAAYQSHGDPFAGSTHPHSAGNGSMMRLAPVVLFFFPDPQSVRTFTVESSRTTHAAQEAIECCLVLAHALCNALSGRAKDDVLSVPDSGLSAPKVMAIADGKYRNKSRDEIVGSGYSVASLEAAFWCFQHTESFADAVLAAANLGDDADTTAAIVGQLAGAYYGVQCIPAGWLETLWMRDEIQATADALLAASPAGH; from the coding sequence ATGTCACTCACACTGATTGATCGCTACCGCGGTAGTTTGCTCGGTTTGGCCTGCGGTGACGCCGTCGGTACTACGGTTGAGTTCATGCCGCGCGGCACCTTCGCGCCCGTCACCGATATGGTGGGCGGCGGGCCGTTTAACCTCAAGCCCGGACAGTGGACGGACGACACCTCTATGGCGCTGTGCCTCGCCGAAAGCTTGCTGCGCAAGGGCGGCTTTGATGCGAAGGATCAGATGGGCCGGTACCTGAATTGGTGGAAGTGGGGGTATTTGAGTGCGACAGGAGACTGTTTTGATATCGGCATGACGGTGCGCGAGGCGTTGGCGGCTTATCAGTCACACGGCGACCCCTTTGCGGGTTCTACCCACCCGCATTCCGCCGGCAACGGTTCAATGATGCGCCTGGCTCCCGTGGTGTTGTTCTTCTTCCCCGACCCACAAAGCGTACGCACCTTTACGGTCGAAAGTTCACGTACGACTCATGCGGCGCAAGAGGCAATCGAGTGCTGCCTGGTACTGGCGCACGCGCTGTGCAATGCCTTGAGCGGTCGCGCAAAAGATGACGTATTGAGTGTCCCGGACAGCGGGTTGAGCGCGCCTAAAGTCATGGCCATCGCAGACGGCAAGTACCGCAACAAATCGCGTGACGAAATCGTGGGCTCCGGCTATTCGGTCGCCTCACTGGAAGCCGCATTCTGGTGTTTTCAGCACACCGAGAGCTTTGCTGATGCCGTGCTCGCCGCCGCGAATCTGGGGGATGATGCGGATACCACGGCGGCCATCGTCGGCCAGTTGGCGGGCGCTTACTATGGCGTTCAATGTATCCCGGCAGGCTGGCTGGAAACGCTGTGGATGCGCGATGAAATTCAAGCGACGGCCGATGCTTTATTGGCCGCATCCCCAGCCGGTCACTAA
- a CDS encoding LuxR C-terminal-related transcriptional regulator encodes MQWRQDLLSATTPSTVAWLSLDEADCDPNRFLAYLILALDHAGLDLGHLTRLAHAQALEVQPQRTITALLHALARSDRKVTLFLDDYHTAANPQLDAIVQVLLEQASPWLEWVVSARRRPGWPLAKWKANGWVHEVSAQALTLTPLETAAILGADIPAAELHDLHERTEGWAMAVQLARLWRSSGDASLYGLNAFSGRVTDMAEYLTGQVVQRLSYECQAFLRDMALLERFNAELADAVRGRSDSAQLLAQLAHLDALLVPLDAGRQWFRHHRLLQDFLNQSIDAGAARNIYNAAAQWLAEEKDWVQAIRYALRARDTRLAVDLLVQAGGWEVVLHNGIRYAESLRQQFDEKALSTEPDLLLLQAYLHAKLGEHALANQLLDLIRDRVQADRRLARDFHVVRTLADGYIDQFDLPNGESAPGDNMLTAGTLECARALQALKQGQLSLSLQVIRSAHVKMRVVGSSRGESYCRIHEAQVLALTGDIAASAQIVDIAVTIADSQFGSESSVRALAGCLKAQHLYWQGAWAEATPWVRDGWASLKYTDAWLDITAVTAEVAWRTSLRNLGLQPALLELAQVAELATARNWHRLARLVIAWRVDLLVQGGALTQARQEALANNLECAAKAPDDWRNHEAATLALARLQFATGASADALNHLQRGAKLLQERGLQLPAWRLQLLALAAQGKGHPPEQNAILASIPAPALPGLLLEAGPCILTALEACAHTAHSQHAIITRLRGWRAHPVRSRLSFSAKETQILTLLAQGQSNKAIALAMDISENTVKFHLKHVFTKLCVDSRTAAMAAALRLGLLDAPH; translated from the coding sequence ATGCAGTGGCGACAAGACCTGCTGTCGGCCACGACACCTTCGACCGTCGCTTGGCTGTCATTGGATGAGGCGGACTGCGACCCTAATCGTTTCCTCGCCTATCTAATCCTGGCGCTGGACCACGCAGGCCTCGATTTGGGGCACCTTACACGGCTGGCACATGCACAAGCGCTGGAAGTCCAACCGCAACGCACGATTACTGCGCTGCTCCACGCACTGGCGCGTTCAGACCGAAAGGTCACGCTGTTCCTGGACGACTATCACACTGCGGCAAACCCTCAACTCGACGCCATCGTTCAGGTCTTGCTGGAACAGGCTTCGCCGTGGCTCGAATGGGTTGTATCCGCACGCCGGCGGCCTGGCTGGCCGCTGGCGAAGTGGAAAGCCAATGGCTGGGTACACGAAGTATCTGCCCAAGCGTTGACGCTCACGCCCTTAGAAACCGCTGCCATCCTGGGCGCAGATATACCGGCTGCCGAACTGCATGACTTGCACGAGAGAACCGAGGGTTGGGCGATGGCTGTGCAACTGGCCAGGTTGTGGCGCAGCAGTGGCGATGCATCGTTGTATGGCCTGAATGCCTTTTCGGGGCGTGTCACCGATATGGCCGAGTATTTGACGGGGCAGGTGGTACAGCGCCTGTCATATGAGTGCCAGGCCTTTCTGCGTGATATGGCGTTGCTCGAACGCTTCAACGCCGAGCTGGCCGACGCGGTACGTGGCCGTAGCGACAGTGCGCAGTTGCTGGCGCAGTTGGCACATCTGGACGCTCTGCTCGTCCCCTTGGATGCCGGTCGCCAGTGGTTTCGTCACCACCGATTACTCCAGGACTTCCTCAATCAGAGTATCGATGCTGGCGCAGCACGTAACATCTATAACGCCGCAGCCCAATGGCTGGCGGAAGAAAAGGACTGGGTACAGGCCATACGGTATGCATTGCGCGCCCGTGACACCCGACTCGCGGTCGACCTGCTCGTACAGGCCGGCGGATGGGAGGTGGTGCTGCATAACGGTATCCGTTACGCAGAAAGCCTGCGCCAGCAATTCGATGAAAAAGCGCTCAGTACCGAACCGGACCTGTTGCTGCTCCAGGCGTACTTGCACGCCAAGCTCGGCGAACATGCCCTCGCCAACCAACTGCTCGATTTAATCCGCGACCGGGTCCAGGCAGATCGACGGCTTGCGCGAGACTTTCATGTGGTACGCACGCTTGCCGATGGCTATATCGATCAATTCGATCTGCCGAATGGCGAAAGTGCGCCAGGCGACAATATGCTCACCGCCGGAACGCTGGAATGCGCTCGTGCCTTGCAGGCACTGAAACAGGGTCAACTGTCCCTGTCCCTGCAAGTGATTCGCTCGGCGCACGTCAAGATGCGTGTGGTCGGCAGCTCACGAGGTGAGAGTTACTGTCGCATCCATGAGGCACAAGTCCTGGCCTTAACAGGCGATATCGCCGCTTCCGCACAGATAGTCGACATTGCGGTGACTATCGCCGACAGCCAATTCGGCAGCGAGAGCTCCGTCAGAGCGTTGGCGGGCTGCCTCAAGGCGCAGCACCTGTATTGGCAAGGTGCCTGGGCCGAAGCAACACCCTGGGTACGCGACGGTTGGGCCTCACTCAAATACACCGACGCTTGGCTGGATATCACAGCCGTTACCGCTGAGGTTGCATGGCGCACTTCGCTGCGCAATCTAGGACTACAACCAGCGTTACTCGAACTTGCGCAGGTGGCCGAACTCGCCACTGCGCGCAACTGGCACCGGTTGGCACGGTTGGTCATCGCTTGGCGAGTCGACCTACTGGTGCAAGGGGGCGCCTTGACGCAAGCGCGTCAGGAGGCGCTGGCCAATAACCTGGAATGCGCTGCAAAGGCCCCTGATGACTGGCGCAACCATGAGGCCGCAACGTTGGCACTGGCCAGGTTACAGTTCGCGACCGGAGCATCGGCTGACGCACTCAATCACCTGCAGCGCGGCGCGAAACTCTTGCAAGAACGCGGCTTGCAGTTGCCCGCTTGGCGCCTGCAACTGCTGGCATTGGCCGCCCAAGGCAAAGGCCACCCACCCGAGCAAAACGCGATACTGGCCTCGATACCAGCCCCGGCACTGCCCGGCCTGCTACTGGAAGCCGGGCCTTGCATACTGACTGCGCTGGAAGCCTGCGCCCATACCGCCCACAGCCAGCACGCGATCATCACACGCCTGCGCGGATGGCGCGCCCACCCGGTGCGCTCGCGCCTGTCCTTCAGCGCCAAGGAGACGCAAATTCTCACCTTACTCGCCCAAGGCCAATCGAACAAAGCCATAGCCCTGGCGATGGATATTTCTGAAAACACCGTGAAATTTCATCTCAAGCATGTGTTTACCAAGCTCTGTGTCGACAGTCGCACAGCCGCCATGGCTGCAGCTTTGCGTCTTGGGCTGCTTGACGCGCCGCATTGA
- a CDS encoding hydantoinase/oxoprolinase family protein, producing MDGKTVRVATDVGGTFTDLVYFENDPATGEQTIRTAKVDTTPPNFALGVLNVIRKADVDLSTVDFLAHGTTVVINALTERRGVKTGLITTQGFRDVLEIARANRPDYFNLKWVKPTPFVPRYLRREITGRLHTNGQERQPLELAQVAAIIEAFRADNVQAIAICLLHAYANPAHEQAVLNEVRRLWPEVSVVASHQITREWREYERSSTTVLSAYVQPIAARYLDELASGLRDSGYKAPLYIMQSNCGIDSVEHARETPITMVESGPASGFWAAAELGRLIDEPNVLGLDIGGTTAKCALIRNGQVSIKTDYWIERNRINAGYPIMVPVVDLVEIGNGGGSVAWVDDFDKLHVGPHSAGAVPGPAAYGNGGTQITTTDANLMLGRINPDYFCGGNVVADLPAVVRGLDALGQRLHLPPDEIARGVVRLANDNMVNALKLVSLSRGHDPRELTLMAFGGGGAMHAVALAQELGVQKVIVPRNASVFSAWGMTLSDLRRDLFINRFVQTAHDGELKQAQLFLEELSGAAREQFVAQAIPPQHVEIQMHCKLRYQNQEHSVEVLLDPNERIDTDWAVIEQRFHTFYEQHYTYSLQAPVEIIGFHLVAIAQIGKLAPQALPITGRLIGDACKGRRRVDYAQEGIHEASLYDYGLLEPLMTFSGPAIVEDAGTTVVVHPGNRVQVDRLGNLHIMING from the coding sequence ATGGACGGCAAAACAGTGCGCGTGGCCACCGACGTCGGCGGTACTTTTACCGACCTCGTGTATTTCGAAAACGATCCGGCCACCGGCGAACAGACGATTCGTACGGCCAAAGTCGACACAACCCCACCGAACTTTGCCTTGGGAGTGCTCAATGTCATCCGTAAGGCGGACGTGGACCTGAGTACCGTAGACTTCCTGGCGCACGGCACCACCGTCGTGATTAATGCCCTGACCGAACGCCGGGGCGTCAAGACAGGGTTAATAACGACCCAGGGCTTTCGTGATGTGCTCGAGATCGCCCGTGCCAATCGCCCGGATTACTTCAACCTGAAATGGGTAAAGCCAACCCCCTTCGTACCGCGCTATTTGCGCCGCGAAATAACCGGGCGCTTGCATACCAATGGTCAGGAGAGGCAACCGCTTGAACTGGCGCAAGTCGCCGCAATCATTGAAGCGTTTCGCGCCGACAACGTACAGGCCATTGCGATTTGCCTGCTGCACGCCTATGCCAACCCGGCCCATGAACAGGCCGTACTGAATGAAGTGCGCAGGCTCTGGCCAGAAGTATCTGTGGTGGCGTCCCATCAGATCACCCGAGAATGGCGTGAGTACGAGCGCTCCAGCACGACCGTGCTATCCGCCTATGTCCAGCCCATCGCCGCACGTTATCTCGATGAGTTAGCCAGCGGTTTACGGGACAGTGGCTACAAGGCTCCGTTGTACATCATGCAGTCGAACTGTGGCATCGACAGTGTCGAGCACGCACGGGAAACACCGATCACCATGGTCGAATCGGGGCCGGCCAGTGGTTTTTGGGCAGCTGCCGAATTGGGACGGCTGATTGACGAGCCGAACGTGCTGGGCCTCGACATTGGCGGCACCACAGCCAAATGCGCACTGATTCGCAACGGCCAAGTGTCGATCAAGACGGACTACTGGATCGAACGTAACCGGATCAATGCAGGTTACCCGATCATGGTTCCCGTGGTGGATCTGGTGGAAATCGGCAACGGCGGCGGTTCGGTTGCCTGGGTTGACGACTTCGACAAACTGCATGTTGGCCCCCATTCCGCCGGCGCCGTGCCGGGGCCTGCCGCCTATGGCAACGGCGGCACGCAGATCACCACCACCGACGCCAACCTGATGCTCGGGCGCATCAACCCGGATTACTTTTGCGGCGGCAACGTGGTGGCCGACCTGCCTGCCGTTGTGCGTGGACTGGACGCCCTTGGCCAGCGCCTGCATTTGCCGCCTGATGAGATCGCACGCGGCGTCGTGCGCTTGGCCAACGACAACATGGTTAACGCGTTGAAGCTGGTGTCTTTGAGCCGTGGGCATGACCCGCGCGAGCTCACGTTGATGGCGTTCGGCGGCGGTGGCGCCATGCATGCCGTTGCACTTGCGCAAGAGTTGGGTGTGCAAAAAGTCATCGTGCCCCGCAATGCTTCGGTGTTCTCGGCTTGGGGCATGACCCTCTCGGACTTGCGACGCGACCTCTTTATCAACCGTTTTGTGCAGACTGCCCACGACGGCGAACTCAAGCAGGCTCAACTGTTTCTCGAAGAGTTGTCGGGGGCCGCCCGCGAACAGTTCGTCGCGCAAGCCATCCCCCCTCAGCACGTCGAAATCCAGATGCATTGCAAGTTGCGCTACCAAAACCAAGAGCATTCGGTAGAAGTGCTGCTCGACCCGAACGAACGCATCGACACGGACTGGGCCGTGATCGAACAACGCTTTCACACGTTCTATGAGCAGCACTACACCTATTCCCTGCAAGCACCCGTGGAAATCATCGGCTTTCACCTGGTGGCCATCGCTCAAATCGGCAAGTTGGCACCCCAGGCTCTGCCCATCACCGGACGACTGATCGGTGATGCCTGCAAGGGTCGACGACGCGTCGACTACGCCCAGGAAGGCATTCATGAGGCAAGCCTCTATGACTACGGCCTGCTTGAACCCCTGATGACATTTTCCGGTCCGGCCATTGTTGAGGACGCAGGCACTACCGTGGTTGTACACCCCGGCAACCGCGTGCAGGTGGATCGTCTTGGCAACCTGCACATCATGATCAATGGCTGA
- a CDS encoding hydantoinase B/oxoprolinase family protein, translated as MSTLDIFTRDIIQNSLQAIADEMFTAMRKAAMSPVIYEVLDMGTGITDAHGEIASSGAGIPAFVGVLDKAVKKIRQHHPLPQDIEEGDIFISNDPHDGAVTHLNDVVLAMPVFADGQLVAWTANIAHWNDVGGRVPGSLSTDATDIFQEGLRVASVKLISKGQPIRSVLQILRANTRMPDFMEGDLWAGVAAVRGGAARLRELTEKYGTALFLLAMKDFMDLGEKMSLKALAALPAGQLNLEELQDDGSLFKVRIDIRSNELVIDLRDNPDQCLGPTNLSRDGAVVAAQMAFKALTTPQGITNGGTFRPLRVLTRPGSLFDALPPAAEGFYFENLIRVHDLILCCLAQQFPDRLPAGNFASVCATIIGGVHPDTGRLFTLVEPEIGGWGAEPGRDGNNAVYSGLHGETYNCPVEVCEARYGLYVERMELNDEPGGHGQFRGGRGVCIDYRIRADGSFMTCGYTRSVIPPWGLDQGGEGTPNYVEVIRKDGQHERYCMASGIALNAGDLVRVRTGAGGGYGPASRRDPHAVREDLKNGYIDAATARSVYGLTL; from the coding sequence ATGAGCACCCTCGATATCTTTACGCGCGACATCATCCAGAACTCGCTTCAGGCGATTGCCGACGAGATGTTCACCGCCATGCGCAAAGCCGCCATGAGCCCGGTGATCTACGAAGTGCTGGACATGGGCACAGGCATCACCGACGCCCACGGCGAGATCGCCAGTTCCGGTGCAGGCATACCAGCCTTTGTCGGTGTGCTGGACAAAGCCGTGAAAAAAATTCGCCAGCATCATCCGTTGCCGCAGGACATTGAAGAGGGCGATATTTTTATCAGCAACGACCCTCACGATGGTGCGGTGACTCACCTGAACGACGTCGTATTGGCCATGCCGGTGTTCGCCGACGGCCAACTGGTTGCCTGGACCGCGAATATTGCGCACTGGAACGATGTGGGCGGTCGAGTGCCTGGGTCGTTATCTACGGATGCCACGGATATCTTTCAGGAGGGCCTGCGCGTGGCATCGGTAAAGCTCATCAGCAAGGGCCAACCGATCCGTTCGGTGTTGCAGATATTGCGTGCAAACACCCGTATGCCGGACTTCATGGAAGGTGACCTTTGGGCCGGGGTCGCCGCCGTACGCGGAGGCGCAGCGCGGTTGCGCGAACTCACGGAAAAATACGGTACGGCGCTGTTTTTGCTGGCGATGAAAGACTTCATGGACCTGGGCGAAAAAATGTCGCTCAAAGCCCTGGCCGCATTGCCTGCCGGGCAGTTGAACCTTGAAGAGCTGCAAGACGATGGCAGCCTGTTCAAAGTGCGGATTGATATCCGCAGCAACGAATTGGTGATCGACCTGCGGGACAACCCGGACCAGTGCCTGGGGCCGACCAATCTCAGTCGCGACGGTGCGGTGGTCGCGGCGCAAATGGCGTTCAAGGCCTTGACTACGCCGCAAGGCATCACCAATGGCGGTACTTTTCGCCCCCTGCGGGTGCTGACTCGCCCAGGCTCGTTATTCGACGCCCTGCCGCCCGCCGCCGAGGGCTTTTACTTCGAGAATCTGATTCGGGTGCACGACCTGATCCTGTGCTGCCTGGCCCAGCAGTTTCCCGACCGTTTGCCCGCCGGCAATTTCGCTTCGGTGTGCGCCACAATTATTGGCGGCGTACACCCGGACACCGGCCGCTTGTTCACCCTGGTAGAGCCGGAAATCGGCGGCTGGGGCGCCGAACCCGGGCGCGACGGAAACAATGCTGTTTACTCCGGGTTGCATGGTGAGACCTACAACTGCCCCGTCGAGGTATGTGAGGCTCGTTATGGGCTGTATGTAGAGCGCATGGAGCTGAATGACGAACCCGGCGGCCATGGCCAGTTCCGCGGTGGCCGCGGCGTGTGCATCGACTACCGGATTCGCGCCGATGGCAGCTTCATGACCTGCGGCTACACCCGTTCGGTCATCCCGCCCTGGGGCCTGGACCAAGGTGGCGAAGGCACGCCCAATTATGTCGAGGTCATCCGCAAAGACGGTCAACACGAGCGCTACTGCATGGCCAGCGGCATCGCCTTGAATGCCGGAGACCTGGTCAGAGTGCGCACCGGCGCGGGTGGCGGGTATGGCCCGGCCAGCCGGCGCGACCCGCACGCCGTTCGCGAGGATCTTAAAAATGGCTATATCGACGCCGCAACCGCCCGCTCGGTCTACGGCCTGACACTTTAG